A region from the Paenibacillus humicola genome encodes:
- a CDS encoding sugar phosphate nucleotidyltransferase — MKVVLLSGGSGKRLWPLSNDSRSKQFLKILKNADGHLESMIQRVWGQIGEAGLREHAYVATSKPQVEMIYSQLGSEVNLIVEPERRDTFPAIALAAAFLYSVEGVNLNETIVVMPVDPFVEQSFFHRLKELERVLESAGTDLALMGVQPTYPSEKYGYIIPKPDEGDGRGFIEVQSFREKPCQEEAEAMIRQNGLWNCGVFAFKLDFLINILIANELPIQYDEMLKRYGRLPKISFDYEVVERANRVAAVRYEGSWKDLGTWNTLTEEIESSLIGKGIITDSSENAHVINELDIPITLLGLSDVVVAASPDGILVADKAASPLIKDVMKHSEQRPMYEERRWGRYRVLDYVKYPDGREVLTKRIFIAAGKNLSYQYHSLRDEVWTVVSGHGEMVLNERHFSISAGDVLTIPKENKHSLLAISDIEIIEVQTGSELIEEDIVRLELEWNEIVQLCTV, encoded by the coding sequence ATGAAAGTCGTACTTCTTTCGGGAGGCTCGGGCAAACGGCTGTGGCCGCTTTCCAACGATTCTCGGTCGAAGCAGTTTTTGAAAATTCTCAAAAATGCGGACGGCCATCTCGAATCGATGATTCAGCGGGTTTGGGGACAAATCGGGGAAGCCGGACTGAGGGAACACGCTTACGTGGCGACCAGCAAGCCGCAGGTGGAGATGATCTACAGCCAGCTCGGCAGCGAGGTCAATCTGATCGTCGAGCCGGAAAGAAGGGATACGTTCCCGGCCATCGCGCTTGCGGCCGCCTTCCTGTATTCGGTGGAGGGCGTCAACCTGAACGAGACGATCGTCGTCATGCCCGTCGATCCGTTCGTGGAGCAATCGTTTTTTCACCGGCTGAAGGAGCTGGAGCGGGTGCTCGAAAGCGCGGGCACCGATCTGGCGCTGATGGGCGTGCAGCCGACTTATCCGTCGGAAAAATACGGCTACATCATCCCGAAGCCGGATGAAGGCGACGGCCGCGGCTTCATCGAGGTGCAGAGCTTCCGCGAGAAGCCCTGCCAGGAAGAAGCGGAGGCGATGATTCGCCAAAACGGGCTTTGGAACTGCGGCGTATTTGCCTTCAAGCTCGATTTTCTGATCAACATTCTGATTGCAAACGAGCTTCCGATCCAATACGACGAAATGCTGAAGCGATACGGCAGGCTGCCGAAAATCAGCTTCGATTACGAAGTGGTGGAGCGGGCCAACCGGGTAGCCGCCGTTCGCTACGAGGGCTCCTGGAAGGATCTCGGCACCTGGAATACGCTGACCGAGGAAATCGAATCCTCGCTGATCGGCAAAGGCATCATTACGGACAGCTCGGAGAACGCGCATGTTATTAACGAGCTGGATATCCCGATCACGCTGCTGGGCCTGTCCGACGTCGTCGTCGCGGCGAGTCCCGACGGCATTCTCGTTGCCGACAAAGCCGCAAGCCCGCTCATCAAGGACGTGATGAAGCATTCGGAGCAGCGGCCGATGTACGAGGAGCGGCGCTGGGGCCGCTACCGCGTGCTGGATTACGTGAAATATCCGGACGGACGGGAAGTGCTGACGAAGCGGATCTTTATAGCGGCGGGCAAAAACTTGAGCTATCAATATCACAGCCTCCGCGACGAGGTGTGGACGGTCGTTTCCGGCCACGGGGAGATGGTGCTCAACGAACGACACTTTTCGATCAGCGCCGGCGATGTGCTTACGATACCGAAAGAGAACAAGCACAGCCTGCTTGCGATTTCGGACATCGAAATTATCGAGGTGCAGACCGGCTCGGAGCTGATTGAAGAGGATATCGTCCGGCTCGAGCTCGAGTGGAACGAGATCGTGCAGCTCTGCACGGTATAA
- a CDS encoding lasso peptide biosynthesis PqqD family chaperone: protein MSKMCLTDQKVVQSAGSVVSDMGGEKVMFSVNSGKYYNLGRIGGRVWELIASPTTVSRLVDELTSEYDIDRETCEQQVTDFLVNLQKEALIEVKDVDA, encoded by the coding sequence ATGTCGAAAATGTGCCTGACCGATCAAAAAGTCGTCCAGTCTGCGGGCAGCGTCGTCAGCGATATGGGCGGAGAGAAAGTCATGTTCAGCGTCAATTCCGGAAAATATTACAATCTTGGTCGAATCGGCGGACGGGTATGGGAGCTGATTGCATCCCCGACTACGGTGAGTCGGCTGGTCGACGAGCTCACGTCCGAATACGATATCGACCGCGAAACGTGCGAGCAGCAGGTAACCGATTTCCTTGTCAATCTGCAGAAGGAAGCGCTGATCGAGGTAAAGGACGTCGATGCGTAA
- a CDS encoding sulfotransferase family protein, translating to MIDSSGNNLVFLLCTPRSGSSLATVILQNHSKMFAAQEMWFLMSLCDLQAAPRRAYGGSGIINQFFNGVLPQESFDSACRAFALQVYNGLLQSSAGAELAIDKSPRYYYLLEFLDRLFPLSKRIWLIRNPLAVLASYKKVNRHRGESFAVEQLLSPSFDMKTADLTVGLFRYVHYFGGDNPYAYRLRYERLASDPRTELDGVCRFLGQEYEEGMELYGDFMHSAKTELYFSMGVGDPFVANHTKPNRDSIDIWKEVLDKREIELYGRVLGARVFRELGYEVELAEAERLTGVRFPEQPDEELLDKRAKQLADATGCRWQEHYAMRTESAAGTELLLPEPDASGVKPDSQLLQLQMTVRALEQRLENSAAMQSQLRSQLDAARRKIDRVKSLIPFGGRLSRLASALSNGGRKK from the coding sequence TTGATCGATTCCAGCGGCAACAACTTGGTCTTTCTGCTCTGTACGCCGAGAAGCGGCAGCTCCCTGGCGACGGTCATACTTCAGAATCACAGCAAAATGTTCGCCGCGCAGGAAATGTGGTTTTTGATGAGCCTCTGCGATTTGCAGGCGGCCCCGCGCCGGGCGTACGGCGGAAGCGGCATCATCAACCAGTTTTTCAACGGCGTCCTGCCGCAGGAATCGTTCGATTCGGCATGCCGGGCTTTTGCGCTCCAGGTATACAACGGCCTGCTGCAAAGCAGCGCCGGAGCGGAGCTGGCGATCGACAAGTCGCCCCGCTACTACTATTTGCTGGAATTTTTGGACCGGCTGTTTCCGTTGTCCAAACGGATCTGGCTGATCCGCAACCCGCTGGCCGTGCTTGCTTCCTACAAAAAAGTGAACCGGCACCGTGGAGAAAGCTTCGCGGTCGAGCAGCTGCTAAGTCCATCGTTCGATATGAAAACGGCGGATCTGACGGTCGGACTGTTCCGTTACGTCCATTATTTTGGGGGGGACAATCCGTATGCGTACCGGCTCCGGTACGAACGGCTGGCGTCCGATCCCCGGACCGAGCTGGACGGCGTTTGCCGGTTCCTGGGGCAGGAATACGAAGAGGGCATGGAATTGTACGGCGATTTTATGCACTCGGCCAAAACCGAATTGTATTTCAGCATGGGGGTCGGCGATCCGTTCGTGGCCAATCACACGAAGCCGAACCGCGATTCCATCGACATCTGGAAAGAGGTGCTCGATAAACGCGAAATCGAGCTGTACGGCCGTGTGCTGGGTGCGCGGGTATTCCGTGAGCTCGGCTATGAAGTAGAGCTGGCCGAAGCGGAGCGGCTGACGGGCGTGCGGTTTCCGGAGCAGCCGGACGAAGAGCTGCTGGACAAGCGCGCCAAGCAGCTGGCGGATGCGACGGGCTGCAGGTGGCAGGAGCATTACGCGATGCGTACCGAATCGGCTGCGGGGACGGAACTTCTTCTGCCGGAACCGGATGCGTCCGGCGTTAAGCCGGACTCGCAGCTGCTTCAGCTGCAGATGACCGTGCGCGCGCTCGAGCAGCGGCTGGAGAACAGCGCCGCCATGCAGAGTCAGCTGAGGTCGCAGCTGGACGCGGCCAGGCGCAAAATCGACCGGGTGAAGTCGCTTATTCCGTTCGGCGGCCGGCTGTCCCGGCTGGCTTCCGCGCTGTCGAACGGCGGGAGGAAGAAATGA
- a CDS encoding chitobiase/beta-hexosaminidase C-terminal domain-containing protein — MKKRFTLLLVFILLLSLMPTLAIGDAKPPSYEIEIDDLQDWSQVYQHSGTLLLQTVPKAPDPTRVIRGGDAGEYIVYRAKGNLRSFSVYGSIASTVNPVSHPSFAISSDGKNYRTIVPDIHEDTGDSVAIDYESRNFPATTKFLKISFAGTGTASSPSIGKVVLNGPSSVEASVPSGTVPFGSMILLNRGSQGDTVYYTTDGSDPRFSLTRKFYSSPIPVTGKLLLKTTAVNHSGTGRSAASRVSTYQYTTDTTAVPPDGLDDPLNNFKQLLSRANVYEVGSTPGYFGNDAGRITRTSTGPGILVYHSDTDMHAVTVYGSYFTGLPIEDVRISASADGNTYTDAKAESYTAGYPSSNWQPYAFEVSALPEHTQYLKVELIGSAKSWSPQITRVVINRNTASVHLQAFAADQGKQVFLSSATEGARIYYRLNKGTDFLPYNGPIPLQGYNTLEAYAVKDGMVPSPIRKYAVNASSDIEVDRYGQMTNASWTGKVKSDEDLAKVAQDNADYFGGLTAPSDRDPYGGLAGSAQKYGLKATGYFDVQQMGSRKVMTTPNGDLYFSLAVNGVTPNETYTQVAGREEKFEQLPPYEGEYNFAYLGQDNFSFYMANKYDETGEIPTEHSVYMEAIDRLREWGFNGVGNYSPEKYGEEGKLPYVRMLPLSGMSWAKLDGISIFDIFAPNAEAKIDEAFSKTLPEHKDDKMLIGYFIDNEYDFQKFYSNVLNLKASSAAIKGKLVQVLQTKYGSVDAFNAAWKTDFRSFDEMKEAPIPLKTSEAWADMDDFYKLYLDTFFGTVSKLYRKYDPNHLLLGDRWITTVFHNKKLMEPLAEIEGKYVDVISINYYTYSFEPDLLQDVYEKSGGRPILFSEFGYGTSEEGLNPLLVNSATNQFQRGMRYRNYVEEAASLPYVVGAHVFNYVDQAGLGRYWQGVWGEHYNSGLVNVADIPYKSYLQGVMDTNDDIYKIMLGERPKFYYNFSSK, encoded by the coding sequence GTGAAAAAGAGATTTACGCTGCTGCTGGTCTTTATCCTGCTTCTATCGCTGATGCCCACGCTGGCTATAGGAGATGCGAAGCCGCCCTCCTACGAGATCGAAATCGACGATCTTCAGGATTGGAGCCAGGTGTACCAGCATTCCGGCACGCTTCTTCTGCAGACGGTCCCGAAGGCGCCGGATCCGACGCGCGTCATCCGGGGCGGAGATGCGGGAGAATACATCGTTTACCGGGCGAAGGGTAATCTCCGATCGTTTTCCGTTTACGGCAGTATCGCTTCAACAGTCAACCCGGTCAGTCATCCGTCCTTTGCGATATCGAGCGACGGCAAAAACTATCGGACCATCGTTCCGGACATCCATGAGGACACCGGCGATTCCGTCGCCATCGATTATGAATCGAGAAACTTTCCGGCGACGACGAAATTTTTGAAAATATCGTTTGCGGGCACCGGCACGGCAAGTTCGCCCTCGATCGGCAAAGTGGTGCTGAACGGACCGTCCAGCGTCGAAGCCAGCGTGCCGTCCGGTACGGTGCCTTTCGGGAGCATGATCCTGTTGAACCGGGGCAGCCAGGGCGACACCGTGTATTATACGACGGACGGCAGCGACCCGCGGTTCTCGCTAACCCGCAAGTTTTACAGTTCTCCGATCCCGGTGACCGGGAAGCTGCTGCTGAAGACGACCGCCGTCAACCATTCCGGCACGGGCCGTTCGGCGGCGAGCCGGGTGTCAACGTATCAGTATACGACGGACACGACGGCGGTGCCTCCGGACGGTTTGGACGACCCGCTTAATAACTTCAAGCAGCTCTTGAGCCGCGCGAACGTATATGAGGTCGGCAGCACCCCCGGCTATTTCGGCAACGACGCGGGCCGGATTACGCGCACGTCGACCGGGCCGGGCATACTGGTGTACCATTCGGACACCGATATGCACGCCGTCACGGTGTACGGCAGTTATTTTACCGGACTCCCGATCGAAGACGTGCGGATATCCGCCTCTGCCGACGGCAATACGTACACCGACGCGAAGGCCGAGTCGTATACGGCCGGCTATCCGTCGAGCAACTGGCAGCCGTACGCCTTCGAGGTATCGGCGCTGCCCGAGCATACGCAATATTTGAAAGTCGAGCTGATCGGTTCGGCCAAGTCGTGGTCGCCTCAAATAACCAGGGTGGTTATCAATCGGAACACCGCATCCGTTCATCTCCAAGCTTTCGCGGCCGATCAAGGCAAGCAGGTTTTTCTGTCCTCGGCCACGGAAGGCGCGCGCATTTACTACCGGTTGAACAAGGGGACGGACTTCCTTCCTTATAACGGACCGATTCCGCTTCAAGGCTACAATACGCTGGAAGCGTATGCCGTCAAGGACGGCATGGTTCCGAGTCCGATCCGGAAGTACGCGGTGAATGCGAGCAGCGATATCGAAGTCGACCGGTACGGTCAGATGACGAACGCGAGCTGGACGGGCAAGGTGAAGAGCGATGAGGACCTGGCGAAAGTGGCGCAGGATAACGCCGACTATTTCGGCGGCTTGACGGCTCCTTCAGACCGGGACCCTTACGGCGGATTGGCCGGAAGCGCACAGAAATACGGCTTGAAGGCGACAGGCTACTTTGACGTTCAGCAGATGGGCAGCCGCAAGGTGATGACGACGCCGAACGGAGATTTGTATTTCAGCCTGGCGGTGAACGGCGTAACGCCGAATGAAACCTATACGCAGGTCGCGGGCCGGGAAGAGAAATTCGAACAGCTGCCTCCGTACGAGGGCGAATACAATTTCGCTTACCTGGGGCAGGACAACTTCTCGTTCTATATGGCCAACAAATACGACGAGACCGGTGAAATTCCGACCGAGCATTCCGTGTACATGGAGGCGATCGACCGGCTGCGCGAATGGGGCTTCAACGGCGTCGGCAACTATTCGCCCGAGAAATACGGCGAGGAGGGCAAGCTCCCGTACGTCCGGATGCTTCCATTAAGCGGCATGAGCTGGGCGAAGCTCGACGGCATCTCGATTTTCGATATTTTCGCGCCGAATGCCGAGGCGAAGATCGACGAGGCTTTCAGTAAAACGCTGCCGGAGCACAAGGACGACAAGATGCTCATCGGTTACTTCATCGACAACGAATACGATTTTCAGAAGTTTTATTCCAACGTGCTGAATCTGAAGGCGAGCTCGGCAGCGATCAAGGGCAAGCTGGTCCAGGTTTTGCAAACGAAATACGGCTCGGTGGACGCGTTCAACGCCGCCTGGAAAACGGACTTCCGGTCGTTCGACGAAATGAAGGAAGCCCCGATTCCGCTGAAGACGTCCGAAGCCTGGGCCGACATGGACGATTTCTACAAGCTTTACCTGGATACGTTTTTCGGAACGGTGTCGAAGCTGTACCGCAAATACGATCCGAATCATCTGCTGCTCGGCGACCGCTGGATTACGACGGTGTTCCATAACAAGAAACTGATGGAGCCGCTCGCCGAAATCGAAGGCAAATACGTGGACGTGATCAGCATTAACTATTACACGTATTCCTTTGAACCCGATCTGCTTCAGGACGTCTACGAGAAATCGGGCGGAAGGCCGATCCTGTTCAGCGAATTCGGTTACGGCACGAGCGAAGAGGGACTGAATCCGCTGCTTGTCAATTCGGCTACGAATCAGTTCCAGCGAGGCATGCGTTACCGGAATTACGTGGAAGAAGCCGCCAGCCTCCCTTATGTCGTCGGTGCGCACGTCTTCAATTATGTGGATCAGGCCGGCCTCGGCCGTTACTGGCAGGGCGTTTGGGGCGAGCATTACAACTCCGGTCTCGTCAATGTGGCGGACATTCCGTATAAGAGCTATCTGCAGGGCGTCATGGACACGAACGACGATATTTACAAAATCATGCTCGGGGAACGCCCGAAATTTTATTATAATTTCAGCAGCAAGTAG
- a CDS encoding UDP-glucose dehydrogenase family protein: protein MNITVIGTGYVGLVSGICYAELGNRVICVDKDRAKIDTLLGGGIPIYEPGLQELSVKNREAGRLSYTIDLQEAVRQSELVILAVGTPSLPSGEANLSYIEQAAAEIADVMNGHKIIAVKSTVPVGTNERVRDIIRSRTSESFDSISLPEFLREGSALQDTMHPDRIIIGADNHEAAETIAELHRPLTDRIVVTDIRSAEMIKYASNAFLATKISFVNEIANICEKVGADVTLVAEGMGYDKRIGHAFLKAGIGYGGSCFPKDTRALIQIAGNVDYEFKLLRAVVEVNQDQRFSVIRKLETIFDGRLEGKTIAVWGLAFKPNTDDVRESPALEIIRHLTRSGAHVKAYDPIAISNFQSMYGEDSGVEWCGGAMEAAAGADALCLLTEWDEFVQADLQELQSILRKPILIDGRNVFKEEDLAETTFIYYSIGRPRLNQGVKEEISALHY from the coding sequence ATGAACATTACGGTGATCGGCACCGGATATGTCGGGCTCGTATCGGGAATCTGCTACGCGGAGCTCGGCAACCGGGTGATCTGCGTCGACAAGGACCGGGCCAAAATCGACACGCTGCTCGGCGGCGGCATACCGATTTACGAGCCCGGTCTGCAGGAGCTCTCGGTCAAAAACAGGGAAGCCGGGCGTTTAAGCTATACCATCGACCTGCAGGAAGCGGTCCGGCAGTCGGAGCTTGTCATCCTCGCGGTCGGAACGCCTTCGCTGCCAAGCGGAGAGGCCAACCTGTCCTATATCGAACAGGCGGCCGCCGAAATCGCGGATGTGATGAACGGGCATAAAATCATCGCCGTCAAAAGCACGGTGCCCGTCGGCACGAACGAGCGGGTGCGGGACATCATTCGGAGCCGTACAAGCGAATCGTTCGACAGCATTTCGCTGCCGGAATTTCTCCGGGAAGGATCGGCCCTTCAGGATACGATGCATCCCGACCGGATCATTATCGGCGCCGATAACCATGAAGCGGCCGAAACGATCGCGGAGCTGCACCGTCCGTTGACCGACCGGATCGTCGTCACGGATATCCGCAGCGCCGAAATGATTAAATACGCGTCCAACGCTTTTCTCGCGACGAAGATTTCGTTCGTGAACGAAATCGCCAACATATGCGAGAAGGTGGGCGCGGATGTCACCCTCGTGGCGGAAGGCATGGGGTACGACAAACGGATCGGCCATGCTTTCCTGAAAGCGGGAATCGGCTACGGCGGCTCCTGCTTCCCGAAAGATACGCGAGCGCTTATCCAGATCGCCGGCAACGTCGATTATGAGTTCAAGCTGCTGCGCGCCGTCGTCGAGGTCAACCAGGATCAGCGGTTCAGCGTCATCCGCAAGCTGGAGACGATCTTCGACGGCCGGCTGGAGGGCAAGACGATTGCCGTCTGGGGGCTGGCGTTCAAGCCGAATACCGACGATGTCCGCGAATCGCCCGCGCTGGAGATTATTCGGCATTTGACGCGGAGCGGCGCTCATGTGAAAGCCTACGACCCGATTGCGATAAGCAATTTTCAAAGCATGTACGGCGAAGACAGCGGCGTCGAATGGTGCGGCGGGGCGATGGAGGCTGCCGCCGGCGCCGACGCGCTTTGCTTGCTGACCGAATGGGACGAGTTCGTACAAGCCGATCTGCAAGAGCTGCAATCGATTTTACGCAAGCCGATATTGATTGACGGACGAAATGTGTTTAAGGAAGAAGATTTGGCGGAAACTACTTTCATATATTACTCAATCGGCCGCCCACGCTTAAACCAGGGCGTTAAGGAGGAAATATCGGCCCTTCATTATTAA
- a CDS encoding paeninodin family lasso peptide, with protein MENQAKKEWQAPALESLNVGETMYGKGNTQIDFVTTDDLDVYNPS; from the coding sequence ATGGAGAACCAAGCGAAAAAAGAATGGCAGGCTCCGGCACTGGAGTCCCTGAACGTCGGCGAAACGATGTACGGCAAAGGCAATACGCAAATTGATTTCGTGACGACGGACGATTTGGACGTTTACAACCCGAGCTAA
- a CDS encoding asparagine synthase-related protein: MSAIAAILSLDGGPVSPSDGRAMMEVMRRYDGDDTHSWTDGPVFLGCRAKWVTPEDEADRLPLWDPAGQLAIAADAVIDNRRELFGLLDIPPAERGGMTDAALILQAYRKWGPSAPEYLTGDFAFVIWDGRKRLLLGARDLFGNRCLYYHRSGRRLAFSTTIEPLLALPGVPKELNESWLAEFMAIPDMYESTDAGATPYRDIHQLPPAHTVVIANGTATLAECGSLEPQETVRLKSAGEYEEAFRDVFAEAVKSRIRTRGRVAATLSGGLDSGAVAAFAARALSAEGKTLLSYSYVPPADFSDWTPGSQTADESRFIKATVRSAGNISDRYLDFAGVSPLSEVDEWLDIMEAPYKFVENSFWLKGIHEQAGRDGASVLLTGARGNFTVSWGPALYYYALLLKRLKWLRLLREIRLFGANRGIGRKRLLSLIGREAFPVLHRNEDGGHAGGSDIPSMLISPEFAVRTGVFAKLRDNGIGPGGSTIRDAVELRMDKLRSPAVGNKNGASATKLSLRYGVLERDPTCDPRVVRFCFSVPVEQYVGGGMDRALIRRATKDYLPDEIRLNQRIRGVQGADWVHRILPAWATAKAELLQLCSDPAAAAYLNVERIRSALSGFGAGPRPEQAFHPELRMLMRSLVIYRFLRRFE; this comes from the coding sequence ATGAGTGCGATTGCCGCGATTTTGAGCCTGGACGGCGGTCCCGTCAGCCCTTCGGACGGCCGCGCCATGATGGAGGTTATGCGGCGGTACGACGGCGACGATACGCACTCCTGGACGGACGGGCCGGTTTTTCTCGGCTGCCGCGCCAAATGGGTGACGCCCGAGGACGAAGCCGACCGGCTTCCCCTCTGGGATCCTGCCGGCCAGCTGGCCATCGCGGCCGACGCGGTGATCGACAACCGCCGGGAATTGTTCGGTCTGCTGGACATTCCGCCTGCCGAACGAGGCGGCATGACGGACGCCGCGCTTATTTTGCAGGCGTACCGAAAATGGGGACCGTCGGCTCCGGAGTATTTGACCGGCGATTTCGCGTTCGTCATCTGGGACGGGCGGAAACGGCTGCTGCTCGGCGCGAGAGACTTGTTCGGCAATCGCTGCCTCTATTATCACCGCAGCGGCCGGCGGCTTGCGTTCAGCACGACGATTGAGCCGCTGCTCGCGCTGCCGGGCGTGCCGAAGGAGCTGAACGAAAGCTGGCTCGCCGAGTTTATGGCGATTCCCGACATGTACGAATCGACCGATGCGGGGGCGACGCCGTACCGGGACATTCATCAGCTGCCGCCGGCCCATACCGTCGTCATCGCGAACGGAACCGCGACGCTTGCGGAATGCGGCTCCCTCGAGCCGCAGGAGACGGTGCGGCTGAAGTCGGCCGGCGAATACGAGGAAGCGTTCCGGGACGTATTCGCCGAAGCGGTGAAATCCCGCATCCGCACGCGCGGCCGGGTGGCCGCGACGTTAAGCGGCGGGCTCGATTCGGGCGCGGTCGCCGCTTTTGCGGCGCGGGCCCTGTCGGCGGAAGGGAAGACGCTGCTTAGCTACAGTTACGTGCCTCCGGCCGATTTTTCCGATTGGACGCCGGGCAGCCAGACGGCCGACGAAAGCCGGTTTATCAAGGCGACCGTCCGAAGCGCGGGCAATATCTCCGACCGGTATTTGGATTTCGCCGGCGTCAGCCCGCTCTCCGAGGTGGACGAATGGCTGGATATTATGGAAGCACCCTACAAATTTGTTGAGAATTCGTTCTGGCTGAAAGGGATTCACGAACAGGCCGGACGCGATGGAGCAAGCGTGCTCCTGACCGGGGCGAGAGGCAATTTCACCGTCTCGTGGGGGCCGGCGCTGTACTATTATGCGCTTCTGCTCAAGCGTTTGAAATGGCTGCGGCTGCTGCGGGAAATTCGGCTGTTCGGCGCAAACCGCGGCATCGGCAGGAAGCGGCTGCTGTCCCTGATCGGCAGGGAAGCGTTTCCAGTCCTTCACAGGAACGAGGACGGCGGTCATGCCGGCGGAAGCGATATTCCGTCGATGCTTATCAGTCCCGAATTCGCCGTGCGGACCGGGGTGTTCGCAAAGTTACGGGACAACGGCATCGGGCCTGGAGGAAGCACGATCCGGGATGCGGTCGAGCTCCGAATGGACAAGCTGCGAAGCCCGGCCGTCGGCAACAAGAACGGCGCGTCGGCGACCAAACTGTCGCTGCGTTACGGTGTGCTGGAGCGGGATCCGACCTGCGATCCCCGTGTCGTCCGGTTTTGTTTCTCGGTGCCGGTGGAGCAGTATGTCGGCGGCGGCATGGACCGCGCGCTGATCCGCAGAGCCACCAAGGATTATTTGCCCGACGAGATCCGGTTGAACCAACGTATTCGCGGTGTTCAGGGCGCGGACTGGGTTCATCGCATCCTGCCGGCGTGGGCTACTGCGAAGGCCGAGCTGCTGCAGCTGTGCAGCGACCCGGCGGCTGCGGCCTATCTGAACGTCGAACGAATCCGGAGCGCGTTATCGGGCTTCGGAGCGGGGCCGCGTCCGGAGCAGGCGTTTCATCCGGAGCTGCGCATGCTCATGCGCAGCCTCGTGATCTACCGGTTTCTGCGCAGATTTGAGTGA
- a CDS encoding lasso peptide biosynthesis B2 protein has translation MRKLKKFLALPADRKRLMAEAFVFLGVARVMKALPFSRIAPYLGMRMAETPAVHDPSDEAVIRQISQSIRVMSRHTFWESQCMVKAIAAKKMLERRGIPSTLYLGTARDGKGSMIAHAWLRSGAFYVTGAEEMRMFTTVAVFGTHKRVERIEGV, from the coding sequence ATGCGTAAGCTGAAGAAGTTTCTGGCGCTGCCGGCGGACAGAAAACGCCTGATGGCGGAGGCGTTCGTTTTTTTGGGGGTGGCGCGCGTCATGAAAGCACTGCCGTTTTCCCGGATTGCGCCGTATCTGGGCATGCGCATGGCGGAGACGCCGGCGGTTCACGACCCGTCCGACGAAGCCGTCATTCGCCAAATTTCGCAGTCGATCCGGGTGATGAGCCGCCACACATTCTGGGAAAGCCAGTGCATGGTGAAGGCGATTGCGGCCAAAAAAATGCTGGAGCGGCGCGGAATTCCGAGCACCTTGTACCTCGGAACGGCGCGGGACGGCAAAGGGAGCATGATTGCCCATGCCTGGCTTCGGAGCGGAGCGTTTTACGTGACCGGGGCGGAGGAGATGCGGATGTTCACCACGGTTGCCGTCTTCGGAACGCATAAACGCGTGGAGAGGATTGAAGGTGTCTGA